In the genome of Nicoliella spurrieriana, the window ACATTTGACAAAGTAGCTCAACCAAGCTACAATAAGTAATTGTGTAAAATAATGCAGCGGTACACGGTAAGCTCGTCAACATGTTGTTGCCACATTGGTTCAATAAGTAACCCTCCGGCTGCTGAGGTGAACATTGCAAAGCAACATGCACGAATACTAAGTGTATATACGGATTATTTTACTCCAAAAATTAATTGGAGGAATTTTATTATGTCAAGATATACAGGTCCAAGTTGGAGAATTTCTCGCCGTCTTGGTGTATCTTTATCAGGTACTGGTAAAGAATTAGCTCGTCGTCCTTACGCACCTGGTGATCATGGTCAAGGTCGTCGTCAAAAACTTTCAGAATATGGTACTCAATTACGTGAAAAGCAAAAGCTTCGTTACATGTACGGTATGACTGAACGTCAATTCGCTAACTTATTTGTTCGCGCAGGTAAGGTTAGAGAAGGTCGTCACGGTGATAACTTCTTAATCTTACTAGAACGTCGTTTAGACAACGTTGTTTACCGTTTAGGTTTAGCTACTACTCGTCGTCAAGCACGTCAATTAGTTAACCACGGTCACATTACCGTTGATGGTAAGCGCGTTGATATCCCATCATACGAAGTTGAACCTAACCAAGTGGTTGCTGTTCGTGAAAAGTCTAAGGACTTACAAATCATCAAGGATGCTGTTGACGCCGTTGTTGGTCGTCCAGCATACGTTACCTTTGATGCAGATAAGCTTGAAGGTTCATTAAATCGGTTACCACAACGTGATGAACTTAATGCTGATATCGATCCATCACTTATTGTTGAATACTACAACAAGCTATAATATGGATTTCGATCCCAAAAGTGTTTCGCTTTCGCGAAACACTTTTTTTGTTATACAATTTAAGTATCAAATGTAAAAGCGAGGAATTTAAATATGGCAAATAATGATAATGATGTAAATAGCAGATTAGAGCAATCCACAGTCGGGACTCCTAAGATTAATCCAGATGAACAAAGAAAGTACCTGGGAACGTTTCGCGAACGGGTCTCACTTGCAATCATGATTCAAGATTTGGGCACTCCACAGGCTCAACAGGCCTTAGAAACTGAAATTAAGGCCCACCCAGATTATCAACTCTTGGTCAACGGTCAAGTGGGTCAAGATCAAATTGGTCCCTTTATGAAACTAGCATCCCAAAATAACGTTAAGTTCACAATCAGAACCGATTCATTTTACTTTACCAATCCCGATAGCTACGGCGTTGTTTATGCGGCTGCTAGCGCCATCAACGTTAGTCCAGTCGAGCTTCATCAAAAATACCCGAACCTATTCCAAAATGATGGTAGTAGTGCCGCTAACCCAGAAAAGCCATCATTTATGGATAAGTTAAAACACCTTTTTAAATAGGAGGTAATTGTTTGCAACAACCATTAGCGTACCGGATGCGCCCTAAGAAAATCGAGGATATTGTCGGTCAACAATCCTTGGTCGGCCCCGGTAAAATTATTAATCGGATGGTGAAGGCCAAGTCGCTTTCTTCAATGATTTTATATGGTCCGCCCGGGACTGGGAAGACCAGCATTGCGAGTGCAATTGCTGGTTCCACTCAGTATGCATTTCGCAAACTAAACGCTGCCACCGATACCAAAAAAGACCTCCAAATTGTTGCTGAAGAGGGTAAAATGAGTGGTACCGTAGTTTTATTATTGGATGAAATTCACCGTTTGGACCGTACTAAGCAGGATTTCTTACTTCCCCTTCTCGAAAGTGGGCAAATCATTATGATTGGGGCCACCACTGAAAATCCATACATTAACATCAGCCCGGCCATTCGGAGTCGGACTGAGATTTTCCAGGTCCACCCCCTTACCCCTGATGACATTCAAATTGCAGTCAAAAGAGCATTGAATGATCAGGAAAACGGGCTGGGTAAGATAAAAATCAAATTAGATGATGATGCACTGCATTTACTCACGACTGGCACTAATGGTGATCTAAGAAGTGCGCTGAACGCCTTAGAACTGGCTGCTAACTCTACCGATGCGGACGCTAGTGGCGTCATTCATATTCAATTACAAGACATTGAAGAATGTCTGCAAAAAAAATTGCTCAGTGCTGACAAAAATGGTGATGCTCATTATGACGTCATCTCGGCCTTTCAAAAGTCGATCCGCGGTTCCGATACCAATGCTGCATTACACTATGCCGCTCGGCTGATGGAAGCTGGCGACATTAATTCGCTGACCAGACGCTTAATCGTAATCGCATACGAAGATATCGGATTAGCTAACCCCAGTTTATGTGCCCGGACCGTGACTGCAGTTCAAGCAATGGAAAAGCTAGGGTTACCGGAAGGCCGGATTCCACTTGCTGACATCATCATTGAACTTTGCATCTCGCCTAAGTCCAATTCAGGCTTAACCGCAATCGACGCAGCCATTGGTGATGTTAAGCGTGGTCATTTCGGACAGATTCCACCCTACCTTAAGGATGCTCACTACAGTGGTGCTAAAAAGCTGGGGCATGGAATCAACTATCAATACCCTCATGACTTTCCAAATGATTGGGTGAAACAACAGTACCTGCCAGATCAAATCAGTAGCGCTAATTACTACCACCCTAAAACCAACGGGAAGTATGAAAAAGCGTTTGCCAATCAATACCAAAAAATTCAAAATGCCCAACGTGGGCACTAAAAATAGAAATGGAGTTTAACATGTTAGTCGTTGTATTAACCATTATTTTTGCCGCCATTATGCTTGGTGTCGGGGCGTTTTTATTCACCCACCAAAATAAGCCTTTCTTAGTCTTTCATCCGGAAAGCATTCCCGGACTAAGGTTAGTCGTTAAGGTTTTTGGCGGACTCTTTATGGCCTGCGGATTAGTGTTTTTAGTGATTCTCTTTTTAGATAACGATCAATTGTTATTTTGGATGCTAATCATTGCCTGTTTCATCGTAATTGCATTTCAAATTACGATCGCTCGTTATTTTGGCAAAAAATAATAAGTTCATTTAGTTCCTTTTATTTTAGATTCATTTTAAAATAATAGTGGAGGTGGGGAATATGTTAGGTAACTACAAAAACATTTTAGTCCCAGTTGACGGTTCTAAGGAAGCTAAATTAGCCTTTGATAAGGCGGTCATCATTGCCAAGGAATCCAAAGCAGGCATTCACATGGTTCACGTTATTGATACCCGTTCATTCCAAAACATTTCAAGTTTTGATAGTTCAATGATCGATGAAGCCACTGCAAACGTTAAAAAGACGTTAGATGATTACCTAGACCAGGCTAATCAAGCCGGTGTATCAAATATCGACTATTCAATTGAATACGGTGCTCCAAAGGTGGTCATTGCCCGTGAAATGCCGGATCGTTACCATACCGATGTAATCATCATGGGCGCAACCGGATTGAGCGCGTTTGAACGTTTGATGATGGGTTCCGTAACTGATTATGTAAGTAAGGCTGCTAAGTGTGACGTGTTAATCGTTAGAACCGACACCAATAACCAACCTGTAAATAAAGCAAAATAACTCAAAACCATTTATAATTCGACTCCCACGGGGCGGATTACTAAATCGAATTAGGCTAGCAATCATTAAATCAAGATTGCTAGCCTAATTTGTTATTCAATGATCATCAAAAGCCCCCCATATGTTGGCCCAAACCGTTCATCATATGGGGGGCTTCAGTGTTAATCGATAACTAAAGCGCACATTCGTTTATTCTGTAACCAGTGTGCGGAGCTTATCAACCTGGTCAATTAGTTGATCATCATTGTAATAATCACCAAAGTGATGTGCCCGGTCTAAGTAACAAATTGCTTGCGCATAGGCATCAGAAGCAATTAATCCCCTTGCCATCGCTAAATTCAACGGCCCGAGTTGATACATTGAATCAATTGACCTTAAAAACTGACATGCTGCCCGTGTTAATACCATTGCTTCTTCATGTTTTAAAAGATGGTGTTGGAGATCGATCGCCTCGACATAGATATTAATCAAGCGTTTAAAGTTATTGCGGTGGCTAAACTGATGGATTTTTAAGTAACTAGTCGCTAATTCGTTAAACTGTTCAGCTTGAGCTAGGTCATTTAACATGAAATACGCTTTTGCCATTCCAATGTGGGCCCAAGTAGTATAAATATTCTCAGTCGATAACCCACTGTACTTAACTAAGACTTCTTCAAAATTTTTAATCGCGTTTAAGTAATCTAAATCAGCCTTAGAATGAATATCACCTAGATAGCAATAATATCGTGATTTAAGTTCACGACTGGCAAGGTTTGCTACGTTTACCTTAGCAATTAATTGCCGGGCTTTCTCATAATCAGATTTCCAAATTGCACCCTCCACTAAATCAAGTGTTTTATTGCTAATCTGGCCACTAGTAATTACATCGTGAATATTTAAGTCTAGTCGCTCACAAATTTTATAAACAATGTCAATACTAGGTGAAACATTTTTGTTTTCAATCAAACTAATTAACCCCTGGGTACAAATATTAACCGCCAATTCAGTTTGCGATAACTGCAGTTGGCGGCGACGGCGTTTAATTTGACTCCCCATGATTCTAATTGAGCCACGGCTAATATTACTAGTCCTCATTATTCTCATCAACCTCATCCCTTTCTTATCCGAACATCATTTTAATATCTTAGATCAATCATAATATATTTATACAAATGTTAGCAATTGTTTTCATAAAAATTAATGATTTGTTTATATCTATAGCAAGTTAATTCATGGTCATTCACCACTCCCGCTGCTTGCAATAGCGAGTACATCGTTGTAGGGCCAAGTCTTTTAAAGCCTAATTGTTTAAACTCAGTCACGTATGGTTGCACGAATTCGGTTATTGAAACCGCTTCGTCGCGTTCCCTGAAATGGTTTAAAGGTTGACCATTAGTATATTTCCATAATAGGTTCGATAACGTCACTTGTTTCGCTTGGAGCTGCACCAACGTCTTAGCATTATCAATCGTAGCCATTATTTTTTGACGATTTCGAATGATGGCAGCGTTCTGCAATAATAATTGCAATTGTTTGTCATCATAATTAGCAACCACGTTAAAATCAAAACTAGCAAACGCCAGCCGAAATGCTGGTCGTTTTTTGAGAACCGTTAACCAACTTAACCCCGCTTGAAACGTTTCTAACGTCATTAACTCAAATAGTGTTTGTGAATCATATTCCGGCACCCCCCACTCTTGATCATGGTAAACCATTAATTGGGGGTCCGTTTGCGCCCATTTACATCTTGATGCCATAAAATCCTCCTTTGTCTAATCATTAAATACGAATTTAATCTAAAAAAACACCCATTAAATGGATGTTTTTAAATTATTATTTTGATAATTTTTCCTTACCAAGTGGTGTAAAGTCATGGTGAATTTGTTTACGTCTATTAAATTCAGCAATCGCTAATTCGATTAACCTATCAATTAACTCTGTATAGGTAATTCCAGAAGCGTTCCATAACTGTGGATATAAACTAATGTTAGTGAAGCCAGGCAACGTATTAATTTCACCTAAGTATGGTTCATCATCCTTAGATACCAAGAAATCAATTCGTGCCATCCCCTTTAAACCGAGGCCCTTATAAGCAGTTAACGCCATTTCAGTAATGCGATCCGCCAATTTTTGGGATACATCAACTGGAATATCAAAGTGCACTTCACTAGCATCAACGAATTTATTTTCATAAGTATAGAATTCATCATTTTCAGGCACCCGAATTGCACCCAACTTAGAAGCAATCGGGTGTTCATTCCCTAAAATCGAGATTTCTAATTCTTGGGGGCCCTGAATTGCTTCTTCAACAAGGACCTTGTAGTCATAACGAAAGGCATCTGCTAAGCTATCCTTGTATTCTTCAGCATTGTTCACTTCATGAATGCCAACTGATGAGCCTTGATTAGCAGGCTTTATGAACATCCGTGTCCCCAATTGAGCAGCCAATTTTTCGTATGAATAATCCCCCTCATTATCAGGAGTCAATAAGACATACTTCGTATTTTGCACTCCGTATAAGTCCAACATTTTCTTGGTAATGTCCTTATCATAAGCCATTGCTGATTCTAAGATTCCACTACCGACCCATGGCTTTTGCAAGAGTCTGAATAACCCTTGAATCGTACCATCTTCACCTAAGTTTCCGTGAATGACTGGGAAAAAGACATCCACATCCTTAATTTTCCCCAAATTGGCAATGTTTGCTAACGGATCAGAAGCGTCAACAGTGGGCATTACTGATTTCACAACTGCATCCTCATCTTCACCATCAAATACCCGGTGGGAATCTGTATCACTGAGGAGATACCCCTCCTTAGTCATCAAGAATAAGCTTACATCGTACTTATCCTTATCCATTGCATCGTAGATGTTATGAGCTGAACGCTTCGAAACATCATGTTCGGAAGAATTGCCCCCAAAGAAGAGAGCCACGTGCATTTTCTTTGTCATTTTGTATACCGTCCTTATATATTCTCAGAAACTTTATTATAGCATATTTACGAAACTAATAGTGAAGTTTACTGGGAATTTTTAATCACGACGGAGTTGTAACCGCATCGTAATCAATTTAGTTAAACAAGTTATTCCCCCTAAAAACACTAGTGCAGTTACTAACAAGTTAAACGGATTATTAGGCCCATGCTCACGATAGCCAAACAGTAAACTAATTAGTGAATTAAAAAATGAACTTACCATTTGACGATTAATCACCTTAGCCGAAATAAGGCTTTCAATACCAGGAATGATCATTTTTACCACTGTAACGATTACACCTATTAGAGCAAAAAATGCAATTAAGATTACCCACTTCTGCATTTTTTTAGAAAAGAGGCTCAAAAACACTCCCATTAATTCACTAATTTCAAATATAAAATAGTTTTGCAAAATGGCAAATACTAATAACATCAAAAAATTTAAAATGGAGTTATTGAAAAAGCCTGCATAGCTAGACTCATTAAAATCATTAAAAGCAAACATGATTTGACCGGCGGTCAGCATCAAAGCCAAAGCGACTACGACGTACCAATCGATTTTAAACGTTTGGAACCGTGAAAAACCATTTTGGAGTTTAAATTCAAACGAACTGCTAAAATTAAGCGCCATTATAAATAACGAAAAGAAAGTCAGATCTTGAATCAATAGCACCAAGATATTACTGAAATTCCCAAAATGACCAGTTGTAACTAGTCCAATTAGATGTGGTAAGTTTTGTAACCCCAATAAAAATACTAATAAAAAACCAATTGATTTTAAGATGGTCTGCATCTCAATTTTAAATAACTGTCGTTCTCGACTATTCATAATGAACCCATCCCCCTATTAATGCATTAGTTCTAAATCGTTTCTTCTTCATCGAATAATTCCTCATCCCGACTCGTTAAGTAAATAAAGAGCGTTTGCAAATCCATTCCATTAATCGAGACCGTATCCGGTACCTTGCGATCATCATTTAATTGACCGTAGACATAGTTCGTCTTTAAATTAGCGAGCTTTTTACTTCCAATCACATTCAATCCATCACAGTAGGCATCTAATTCATTTTCGGGCCCGGTAATTTCGTGGGCGTTCTTTAGTAGCTCCTCATTTTCACCATCGACAATGATCCGCCCATCATCAATAATTACGACATCACTAACTAGGTTAGCAATTTCATCGATCAAGTGGGTCGAAATAATCATTGTTCGAGGTCGATCGCTATAGGATTGAATTAACTCGGAGTAAAATAATTCCCGATGATTAGCATCTAATCCTAGCGTTGGTTCATCGAAAATCACCACGTTCACTGGAACGCATAGTGCAATAATATCCTTGACGATTGAATGGTAACCAGTCGAGAGCTTACTAAAACTAGTCTTAATATCCACCCCAAATTCACGCACTAAGCGATTAGCCAACGACTTATCAAAGCCATAATACAACTTAGCAGTATTTTTAATGATATCGCGAACCTTCATCGAATCTGGATACATGTTCGTTTCGCTCATCATAAAAACATCACTAAGGGCACCGCAATTATCATTAACTGATTCGCCATCAATCATTACATTCCCGGAGCTAGTAAAGTTAAGCCCCGTAATGATGCTTAACAAGGTACTCTTCCCAGCACCATTTCGGCCTAATAAGCCGTAGATTCGATCAGGCTTAAAGGTCAGGTTAATATCATTCAATACGTTATGTTTGTGAAAATGCTTATTTAAATGCTCAATTTTAATCGTTGTCATGTTGATACCCCCGTTGAATTAATTTTAAAACCTCATCTTGGCCTAACTTTAACTTATCAGCCTCATGAATCATATCAACGACAAAGTTTTCGTAGAATTGGGAGTGGCGTTTTTCAACCACCCGCTTTTGGCCATCAATCGTTACGAACGTGCCCATTCCACGTCGTTTTTCTAATAACCCTTCGTTTACCAATATGTTCATCCCCTTCAGCACCGTTGCTGGATTAATATGAAACTGCTTTGAAATTTCAGTCGTCGATGGAATTTGATTATTTGCCGGAAACGCCCCGGTAAAGATGGCGTCCTCAATCTGTTCGGCCACTTGCAAATAAATCGGTTCCGAAATGTCAAAATCAAACTGCATATGTTCTCACATCCTTCAATTTATTCTGACATCATTTAGTTAATTACTTATGTAACTAACTATACAGACACAATTAAAAAAAGTCAAATTAAAAGGGCGCCTAGCTTCTTGAGCTAGGCACCCTTGTTGGTTAGTATTTATGGGCTGGTAAAACGCCACCCTTATAATGATCGTAAATCCATTTTTGAACTGGTTTTGATTCTAAGACCTTCATTAACTTCTTAATTTGCGGCTTATTCCGATCTTCTTTTCGGACCGCAACAATGTTGTTGTATGGAGAATTTGGGCTACTCTTTTGGAGTGCAATTGCTTGCTTCTTCGGGTTTAAGCCACTTTGGACAGCATAGTTAGCATTAATTGCTACCGCATCCCCTTCACCGTTTTCGTAAATTTCTGGCAGTAGTTTAGGTTCATAACTATTCTTAAATACGAGGTGGCGGGGGTTACTTACAATATCAGAGAAGTTGGCCTGTTCAATGCTGACACCCTTCTTGATTTTAATCAAGCCTGCTTGTTGGAAGAGTTCCAAAATTCTACCATAGTCAGGTGCATTGTTACTAACTAAGATGGTCGAATTGGGTTTTAAATCCTGCAGGCGCTTTACCTTTTTAGAATAAATCCCCATTGGTTCCAAATGCACCGCTCCAACGTTAACTAAATCACCATGATTTTGCCGATTCCATTGGTTCAAGAATGGAATCGTTTGGAAGTAGTTTGCGTCTAATTCACCGGATGCTAACGCCTTATTGGGGAGGATGTAGTCTTGAAACACCCGTACATTCAGGTGAATGCCTTCCTTTTCCAATTCCGGTTTAATGTGATTCAAAATTTGGGCATGTGGGATATTGGAAGCCCCAATCGTAAGTGAATTTTTCGAATGCGCACCACCGGGGCCAATTACCAATAGTGCAATGAACGCAACCACTAAGGAAAGTAAGAAACCAACTTTTTTCATTTGAATCCCTCCCTAATTATAGTCCACGTTTATCGGTTCTTTTAACGAATGTGTCACCCAAAAATTGAGCAATGAACACAAAAATCAAAATGATTACGGTAGCCACTAACGTAATACTATTGTTATTTGATTGGAATCCATCCAAATAGGCTAAGTTTCCAAGCCCACCGGCACCAATCGCACCGGCCATGGCGGTGTATGAGATTAACGAAATCGTGGTCACAGTCGCACCGGCAATCAATGCGGGCGTACTTTCTGGAATCAAGACCTTCCAGATGATTTCCCAGTTAGTCGCTCCCATTGACCGGACCGCTTCGATCACTCCGTTGTCAATTTCGCGGAAATTGGATTCCACCATCCGCGCATAAAATGGTGCAGCGGAAATGACCAATGATGGGATCGCTGCGGTAGGTCCAATGATGGTCCCCACGATGTTCTTGGTAATCGGAAGTAACAATACGATTAAAATAATGTATGGAATCGATCTGAAGATGTTAACCAATACTGAAACGACGAAATTTAATACCCGGTACCAAAATCCCTTCTTATCGCGCGTTTCAAATAAAATTAACCCCAGGGCAATTCCAATCACAGCGACTAAAATCATTGAGACCAACGTCATCCAAACTGTTTCCCAGGTGGCTGACCACATATTCGGCCAATTTACGTTTTTAAATTGAAAATACGAACTTAAACCTTGATTATCCACGGCTTAGTACCTCCGTTTCTACTTTTAGTGTCTGAAAGTCTTCGAGCGCTTTCTTTTGTTCTGCCGGGTCACCCAGTAACTGAATGACCAAAGTCCCAATCGTCCCGGCTTGGGTCGGGTGTAGTGCCCCTTCAATGATGTTGATTTCCAAGTCTGGCCGTTGCTTAGCTACCTGGGAGACCACTGGCGATTGGGAGCGTTTACCATTGAACGTTAATTTAATAATGGATCCATTTGGATAGCGGTTCACTAATTCATCCAGTGCCATCGTGGTGTCCTTAGTATTTGGTGCATCGTTTTCACTTACGAAGCGCTTAGTAATTGGTTGTTTAGGATGGTTAAAGATATCACTAACACTGCCCTTTTCCACTACGCTCCCATCTTGCATGACCGCAATGTTGCGCGCCACTTTTCGGATGGCATGCATTTCATGGGTAATTAAAACGATTGAAATACCCAGGTCATGATTAATTTTAACCAATAGGTCTAAAATTTCATCAGTCGTTTGGGGATCCAAAGCACTCGTTGCTTCATCAGAAATTAATAGTTTGGGATCATTAGCTAACGCCCGGGCAATGCCGACCCGTTGCTTTTGTCCACCGGAAAGTTCTGATGGATAGTCATTTTCACGGCCCTTTAGCCCGACCAATTCAATTAGCTTCTTGGCCTTTGCCACCCGGGTGGATTTGTCAATCCGGGCCAGTTCTAATGGCAACATCAAATTCTCAATGATGGTTCGTGACCATAACAAATTAAAGTGTTGGAAGATCATCCCAATTTGTTTTTGTTGGTCCCGCAGTTCTTTCCCATGCAATTTAGCAATGTCATGACCGTTAATTTCAACAGAGCCACTCGTGGGGGTTTCCAACCCGTTCAACATTCTAACTAACGTACTCTTCCCAGCACCAGAATAACCGATAATCCCAAAGATATCGCCATCATCAATCGTTAAATTAACGTTATTAACTGCCTTTAGTTGGCTATCCTTCAGCTGAAAAACCTTTGATACATCCTTAAATCGAATCAAATTCATTCCTCCTAAATAAAAAACTCCCCATCCAAGAAAGGACGAAGAGTTTTCGTGGTACCACCTTTTATTCCCCACCATCTCAAAATGATGGGCTTAACAAGTAATTTTACTTAACGAGATAATGGTCGTCACCCATCATTGGCTTATCAAACGACTCACCAATCAGCCGATTCATAAAGACCATCTTCAATGACCGTAGCACTTTCTTCCATCAACCGAAAGCTTTCTGGTAGTCCACTAATCATTTACTCATCTTCATGCGATTAATACTTAGTATACAAATTAATTAAATTAA includes:
- the rpsD gene encoding 30S ribosomal protein S4; this encodes MSRYTGPSWRISRRLGVSLSGTGKELARRPYAPGDHGQGRRQKLSEYGTQLREKQKLRYMYGMTERQFANLFVRAGKVREGRHGDNFLILLERRLDNVVYRLGLATTRRQARQLVNHGHITVDGKRVDIPSYEVEPNQVVAVREKSKDLQIIKDAVDAVVGRPAYVTFDADKLEGSLNRLPQRDELNADIDPSLIVEYYNKL
- a CDS encoding YueI family protein encodes the protein MANNDNDVNSRLEQSTVGTPKINPDEQRKYLGTFRERVSLAIMIQDLGTPQAQQALETEIKAHPDYQLLVNGQVGQDQIGPFMKLASQNNVKFTIRTDSFYFTNPDSYGVVYAAASAINVSPVELHQKYPNLFQNDGSSAANPEKPSFMDKLKHLFK
- a CDS encoding replication-associated recombination protein A, encoding MQQPLAYRMRPKKIEDIVGQQSLVGPGKIINRMVKAKSLSSMILYGPPGTGKTSIASAIAGSTQYAFRKLNAATDTKKDLQIVAEEGKMSGTVVLLLDEIHRLDRTKQDFLLPLLESGQIIMIGATTENPYINISPAIRSRTEIFQVHPLTPDDIQIAVKRALNDQENGLGKIKIKLDDDALHLLTTGTNGDLRSALNALELAANSTDADASGVIHIQLQDIEECLQKKLLSADKNGDAHYDVISAFQKSIRGSDTNAALHYAARLMEAGDINSLTRRLIVIAYEDIGLANPSLCARTVTAVQAMEKLGLPEGRIPLADIIIELCISPKSNSGLTAIDAAIGDVKRGHFGQIPPYLKDAHYSGAKKLGHGINYQYPHDFPNDWVKQQYLPDQISSANYYHPKTNGKYEKAFANQYQKIQNAQRGH
- a CDS encoding universal stress protein, which produces MLGNYKNILVPVDGSKEAKLAFDKAVIIAKESKAGIHMVHVIDTRSFQNISSFDSSMIDEATANVKKTLDDYLDQANQAGVSNIDYSIEYGAPKVVIAREMPDRYHTDVIIMGATGLSAFERLMMGSVTDYVSKAAKCDVLIVRTDTNNQPVNKAK
- a CDS encoding helix-turn-helix transcriptional regulator, which gives rise to MRIMRTSNISRGSIRIMGSQIKRRRRQLQLSQTELAVNICTQGLISLIENKNVSPSIDIVYKICERLDLNIHDVITSGQISNKTLDLVEGAIWKSDYEKARQLIAKVNVANLASRELKSRYYCYLGDIHSKADLDYLNAIKNFEEVLVKYSGLSTENIYTTWAHIGMAKAYFMLNDLAQAEQFNELATSYLKIHQFSHRNNFKRLINIYVEAIDLQHHLLKHEEAMVLTRAACQFLRSIDSMYQLGPLNLAMARGLIASDAYAQAICYLDRAHHFGDYYNDDQLIDQVDKLRTLVTE
- a CDS encoding DNA-3-methyladenine glycosylase I, translated to MASRCKWAQTDPQLMVYHDQEWGVPEYDSQTLFELMTLETFQAGLSWLTVLKKRPAFRLAFASFDFNVVANYDDKQLQLLLQNAAIIRNRQKIMATIDNAKTLVQLQAKQVTLSNLLWKYTNGQPLNHFRERDEAVSITEFVQPYVTEFKQLGFKRLGPTTMYSLLQAAGVVNDHELTCYRYKQIINFYENNC
- a CDS encoding D-alanine--D-alanine ligase family protein, with the protein product MTKKMHVALFFGGNSSEHDVSKRSAHNIYDAMDKDKYDVSLFLMTKEGYLLSDTDSHRVFDGEDEDAVVKSVMPTVDASDPLANIANLGKIKDVDVFFPVIHGNLGEDGTIQGLFRLLQKPWVGSGILESAMAYDKDITKKMLDLYGVQNTKYVLLTPDNEGDYSYEKLAAQLGTRMFIKPANQGSSVGIHEVNNAEEYKDSLADAFRYDYKVLVEEAIQGPQELEISILGNEHPIASKLGAIRVPENDEFYTYENKFVDASEVHFDIPVDVSQKLADRITEMALTAYKGLGLKGMARIDFLVSKDDEPYLGEINTLPGFTNISLYPQLWNASGITYTELIDRLIELAIAEFNRRKQIHHDFTPLGKEKLSK
- a CDS encoding ABC transporter ATP-binding protein, which translates into the protein MTTIKIEHLNKHFHKHNVLNDINLTFKPDRIYGLLGRNGAGKSTLLSIITGLNFTSSGNVMIDGESVNDNCGALSDVFMMSETNMYPDSMKVRDIIKNTAKLYYGFDKSLANRLVREFGVDIKTSFSKLSTGYHSIVKDIIALCVPVNVVIFDEPTLGLDANHRELFYSELIQSYSDRPRTMIISTHLIDEIANLVSDVVIIDDGRIIVDGENEELLKNAHEITGPENELDAYCDGLNVIGSKKLANLKTNYVYGQLNDDRKVPDTVSINGMDLQTLFIYLTSRDEELFDEEETI
- a CDS encoding GntR family transcriptional regulator, translating into MQFDFDISEPIYLQVAEQIEDAIFTGAFPANNQIPSTTEISKQFHINPATVLKGMNILVNEGLLEKRRGMGTFVTIDGQKRVVEKRHSQFYENFVVDMIHEADKLKLGQDEVLKLIQRGYQHDND
- a CDS encoding MetQ/NlpA family ABC transporter substrate-binding protein, translated to MKKVGFLLSLVVAFIALLVIGPGGAHSKNSLTIGASNIPHAQILNHIKPELEKEGIHLNVRVFQDYILPNKALASGELDANYFQTIPFLNQWNRQNHGDLVNVGAVHLEPMGIYSKKVKRLQDLKPNSTILVSNNAPDYGRILELFQQAGLIKIKKGVSIEQANFSDIVSNPRHLVFKNSYEPKLLPEIYENGEGDAVAINANYAVQSGLNPKKQAIALQKSSPNSPYNNIVAVRKEDRNKPQIKKLMKVLESKPVQKWIYDHYKGGVLPAHKY
- a CDS encoding methionine ABC transporter permease — encoded protein: MDNQGLSSYFQFKNVNWPNMWSATWETVWMTLVSMILVAVIGIALGLILFETRDKKGFWYRVLNFVVSVLVNIFRSIPYIILIVLLLPITKNIVGTIIGPTAAIPSLVISAAPFYARMVESNFREIDNGVIEAVRSMGATNWEIIWKVLIPESTPALIAGATVTTISLISYTAMAGAIGAGGLGNLAYLDGFQSNNNSITLVATVIILIFVFIAQFLGDTFVKRTDKRGL
- a CDS encoding methionine ABC transporter ATP-binding protein; translation: MIRFKDVSKVFQLKDSQLKAVNNVNLTIDDGDIFGIIGYSGAGKSTLVRMLNGLETPTSGSVEINGHDIAKLHGKELRDQQKQIGMIFQHFNLLWSRTIIENLMLPLELARIDKSTRVAKAKKLIELVGLKGRENDYPSELSGGQKQRVGIARALANDPKLLISDEATSALDPQTTDEILDLLVKINHDLGISIVLITHEMHAIRKVARNIAVMQDGSVVEKGSVSDIFNHPKQPITKRFVSENDAPNTKDTTMALDELVNRYPNGSIIKLTFNGKRSQSPVVSQVAKQRPDLEINIIEGALHPTQAGTIGTLVIQLLGDPAEQKKALEDFQTLKVETEVLSRG